A stretch of Pseudomonas sp. LRP2-20 DNA encodes these proteins:
- the rlmH gene encoding 23S rRNA (pseudouridine(1915)-N(3))-methyltransferase RlmH: protein MRLRLIAVGSRMPKWVEEGWHEYAKRLPQELSLELVEIPLNTRGKNADVARLIRQEGEAMLSKVQPGERIVTLEVHGKPWSTEQLATELDRWRLDSRTVNLMVGGPEGLAPEVCARAEQRWSLSPLTLPHPLVRILIGEQIYRAWTVLSGHPYHK, encoded by the coding sequence GTGCGTCTTCGCCTGATCGCGGTCGGCTCGCGCATGCCCAAGTGGGTCGAGGAAGGCTGGCATGAATATGCCAAGCGCCTGCCCCAGGAGCTGTCGCTCGAGCTGGTGGAAATCCCGCTGAACACCCGTGGCAAGAATGCCGACGTCGCCCGCCTGATCCGTCAGGAGGGCGAAGCCATGCTGAGCAAGGTTCAGCCTGGGGAACGCATCGTCACCCTCGAGGTCCATGGCAAGCCCTGGAGTACCGAGCAGCTGGCGACCGAGCTGGACCGCTGGCGCCTGGACTCGCGCACGGTGAATTTGATGGTGGGCGGCCCGGAAGGGCTGGCGCCTGAGGTCTGTGCGCGCGCCGAGCAACGCTGGTCGCTGTCGCCGCTGACCTTGCCGCACCCGTTGGTAAGGATACTCATCGGCGAGCAGATCTACCGCGCCTGGACGGTATTGTCCGGGCACCCTTACCACAAATGA
- the rsfS gene encoding ribosome silencing factor, with product MSKQKINGEELVKLTISALEDVKAQDIQVIDVREKHSLTDYMIIATGTSNRQINAMLEKVREAVKAKGAQPLGEEGKGDSDWVLLDLNDVIVHMMTAAARQFYDLERLWMGAEQSRAADAKHHSPENASDYFTDKLKDRE from the coding sequence ATGAGCAAGCAGAAAATCAATGGCGAAGAACTGGTCAAACTGACCATCAGCGCCCTGGAAGACGTCAAGGCCCAGGACATCCAGGTCATCGACGTACGCGAAAAGCACAGCCTGACCGACTACATGATCATTGCCACCGGTACCTCCAACCGCCAGATCAACGCGATGCTGGAAAAGGTCCGTGAAGCGGTCAAGGCCAAGGGCGCGCAGCCACTGGGTGAAGAAGGCAAGGGCGACAGCGATTGGGTACTGCTGGACCTGAACGATGTCATCGTCCACATGATGACCGCCGCTGCCCGCCAGTTCTACGACCTGGAGCGCCTGTGGATGGGTGCTGAGCAGAGCCGTGCCGCCGATGCCAAGCACCACAGCCCGGAAAACGCCAGCGACTACTTCACCGACAAGCTGAAAGACCGGGAATAA
- the nadD gene encoding nicotinate-nucleotide adenylyltransferase: protein MSKAQAVRRIGVLGGTFDPVHIGHLRSALEVAEFMALDELRLLPNARPPHRDTPQVAAQDRLAMVREAVQGVACLSVDARELERDKPSYTIDTLESIRAELGAADQLFLVLGWDAFCGLPSWHRWEELLQHCHILVLQRPDADVEPPDELRNLLAARSESDPTAMSGPAGNISFVWQTPLAVSATQIRQLLASGKSVRFLVPDAVLAYIEAHELYRAPN from the coding sequence TTGAGCAAGGCCCAGGCAGTCCGGCGCATCGGCGTTCTTGGCGGCACCTTCGACCCCGTGCACATCGGCCACCTGCGCAGCGCGCTGGAAGTGGCCGAGTTCATGGCGCTCGATGAGCTGCGCCTGTTGCCCAATGCCCGCCCGCCACACCGCGATACCCCGCAGGTGGCGGCGCAGGACCGGCTGGCCATGGTTCGCGAAGCGGTACAGGGCGTCGCCTGCCTGAGCGTCGATGCCCGCGAGCTCGAACGCGACAAACCGTCGTACACCATCGACACGCTTGAGTCGATCCGCGCCGAACTGGGCGCCGCCGACCAGCTGTTCCTGGTGCTGGGCTGGGACGCCTTTTGCGGCCTGCCAAGCTGGCACCGCTGGGAAGAACTGCTGCAACACTGTCACATTCTGGTGCTGCAACGCCCGGATGCCGACGTTGAACCCCCTGACGAGTTGCGCAACCTGCTGGCTGCGCGCTCGGAGAGCGATCCCACCGCCATGTCCGGCCCGGCGGGGAATATTTCGTTCGTCTGGCAGACGCCGCTCGCGGTGTCGGCTACACAGATCCGACAGCTGCTGGCCAGCGGCAAATCGGTGAGGTTCCTGGTGCCGGACGCCGTACTGGCCTACATCGAGGCGCACGAACTGTATCGTGCCCCTAACTGA
- a CDS encoding glutamate-5-semialdehyde dehydrogenase, with amino-acid sequence MTESVLDYMTRLGRAARQASRVIARASTAQKNRALQAAADALDAARAELAAANELDLAAGRANGLEPALLDRLALTPARIDGMITGLRQVAGLPDPVGAVRDMSYRPSGIQVGKMRVPLGVIGIIYESRPNVTIDAASLCLKSGNATILRGGSEAIHSNRAIAICIQRGLAAAGLPAAVVQVVETTDREAVGALISMPEFVDVIVPRGGRGLIERISRDARVPVIKHLDGICHVYVAEHADLDKAWRVAFNAKTYRYGICGAMETLLVDQRVAEGFLPEMARRFQEKGVELRGCERTRALIEAKPATEADWHTEYLDAILSIRVVDGLDQAIEHINQYGSHHTDSIITEHQGQARQFMAEVDSASVMLNTPTCFADGFEYGLGAEIGISTDKLHARGPVGLEGLTCEKYVVIGDGQLRGQESC; translated from the coding sequence ATGACTGAGTCCGTTCTTGACTATATGACCCGCCTGGGTCGCGCCGCGCGCCAGGCTTCACGCGTCATCGCGCGTGCCAGCACCGCGCAGAAGAACCGCGCCCTGCAGGCCGCCGCCGATGCGCTGGATGCTGCGCGCGCCGAGCTTGCCGCAGCCAACGAACTGGACCTGGCCGCCGGCCGTGCCAATGGCCTGGAGCCGGCGCTGCTTGACCGCCTGGCGCTGACCCCGGCGCGCATCGACGGCATGATCACCGGCCTGCGTCAGGTGGCTGGCCTGCCAGACCCGGTCGGCGCCGTCCGCGACATGAGCTACCGCCCGTCGGGCATTCAGGTGGGCAAGATGCGCGTGCCACTGGGGGTGATCGGGATCATCTACGAGTCGCGCCCGAACGTGACCATCGATGCCGCCAGCCTGTGCCTGAAGTCGGGCAACGCCACCATCCTGCGCGGCGGCTCCGAGGCCATCCACTCCAACCGCGCCATCGCCATCTGCATCCAGCGTGGCCTGGCGGCAGCGGGCCTGCCGGCTGCCGTGGTGCAAGTGGTCGAGACCACCGACCGCGAAGCCGTCGGCGCGCTGATCAGCATGCCCGAGTTCGTCGACGTCATCGTGCCGCGCGGCGGCCGTGGCCTGATCGAGCGCATCAGCCGCGATGCCCGCGTGCCGGTCATCAAGCACCTGGACGGCATCTGCCACGTCTATGTGGCCGAGCACGCCGACCTGGACAAGGCCTGGCGCGTGGCGTTCAACGCCAAGACCTATCGCTACGGCATCTGCGGCGCGATGGAAACCCTGCTGGTCGACCAGCGCGTGGCGGAAGGCTTCCTGCCGGAAATGGCCCGCCGCTTCCAGGAAAAGGGCGTCGAGCTGCGTGGCTGCGAACGTACCCGCGCGCTGATCGAGGCCAAGCCGGCCACTGAGGCCGACTGGCACACCGAGTACCTCGACGCGATCCTGTCGATCCGCGTCGTCGACGGCCTGGACCAGGCCATCGAGCACATCAACCAGTACGGTTCGCACCACACCGATTCGATCATCACCGAACACCAGGGCCAGGCCCGTCAGTTCATGGCCGAGGTCGATTCGGCATCGGTGATGCTGAATACCCCAACCTGCTTCGCTGATGGCTTTGAATATGGCCTGGGCGCGGAAATCGGCATTTCCACCGACAAGCTGCACGCCCGCGGCCCGGTCGGCCTGGAAGGCCTGACCTGCGAGAAGTACGTGGTGATCGGTGACGGTCAGCTGCGCGGCCAGGAGTCCTGCTGA
- a CDS encoding DNA-3-methyladenine glycosylase: MPESAPCPARALPDSFFDRDAQTLAKALLGKVIRHRHGNLWLAARIIETEAYYLTDKGSHASLGYTEKRKALFLGGGHIYMYYARGGDSLNFSAQGPGNAVLIKSAYPWVDAISDANSLAQMQLNNPDASGNLRPAERLCAGQTLLCKAMGLKVPHWDAQRFDPERLYVEDCGIAVPRVIQAARLGIPHGRDEHLPYRFVDAEFARFCTRNPLRRGQVEGQDFFILEQGS; this comes from the coding sequence ATGCCAGAATCAGCCCCCTGCCCTGCACGCGCCCTCCCCGACAGCTTCTTCGACCGCGACGCCCAGACTTTGGCCAAGGCGTTGCTCGGCAAGGTCATCCGCCATCGCCACGGCAACCTGTGGCTGGCGGCACGGATCATCGAGACCGAGGCGTACTACCTCACTGACAAGGGCAGCCACGCGTCGCTTGGCTATACCGAGAAGCGCAAGGCGCTGTTCCTGGGCGGCGGGCATATCTACATGTATTACGCACGCGGTGGCGATTCGCTCAACTTCAGCGCACAGGGCCCAGGTAACGCGGTACTGATCAAGTCCGCCTACCCCTGGGTCGATGCCATCTCCGACGCCAACAGCCTGGCGCAGATGCAACTGAACAACCCCGATGCCAGCGGCAACCTGCGCCCAGCAGAACGCCTGTGCGCCGGGCAGACCCTGCTGTGCAAGGCCATGGGCCTGAAAGTGCCGCACTGGGATGCGCAACGCTTCGACCCCGAGCGCCTCTACGTCGAAGACTGCGGCATTGCCGTGCCCCGGGTGATCCAGGCCGCACGCCTGGGCATACCCCATGGGCGCGACGAGCACCTGCCGTACCGCTTCGTCGATGCCGAATTCGCCCGCTTCTGCACCCGGAACCCGCTGCGCCGGGGCCAAGTCGAAGGGCAAGACTTTTTCATCCTCGAACAAGGAAGCTGA
- a CDS encoding bifunctional DedA family/phosphatase PAP2 family protein, whose amino-acid sequence MGQWLDSLTGWLSANPQWLGVAIFLVACVECLAIAGIIVPGTVLLFAVAVLAGSGAFSLGETLLLGFLGGLLGDALSYTIGKYFHQNIRRLPLLRHHPEWIGSAEAYFQRYGIASLLVGRFIGPLRPMLPMVAGMFDMPLPRFVAVSLVAGAGWSVAYLLPGWATGAAMRLPLPEGFWLDAGIIAGTLAVLIGLSLNSSLRDQRHGTRLIAGLSFIALSAVFLGWPYLQAFDQGVMTLVQEHRSKAIDGSVVLVTRLGDFKTQFFLGGLLTGLLLLARQWRHAVFAGGTLIGTALANGTLKWLFARARPEVLVDPLTSYSMPSGHSSASFAFFLTLAVLAGRGMPPRMRLTWVMLGCIPALAIALSRVYLGAHWPTDIMAGALLACCVCALSLTLVQHRQPLTAMPQRVWWLVLPACTALLAFFALHALPHALLRYQY is encoded by the coding sequence ATGGGCCAATGGCTCGACAGCCTGACCGGCTGGCTCAGCGCCAACCCCCAGTGGCTTGGCGTGGCGATTTTCCTGGTGGCTTGCGTGGAATGCCTGGCCATCGCCGGCATCATCGTACCGGGCACTGTGCTGCTGTTCGCCGTTGCCGTCCTGGCAGGCAGTGGTGCGTTCAGCCTGGGGGAAACCCTGCTGCTGGGGTTCCTCGGCGGCCTGCTCGGTGACGCGCTGTCGTACACCATCGGCAAGTACTTCCACCAGAACATCCGCCGCCTGCCGCTGCTGCGCCACCACCCGGAATGGATTGGCAGCGCCGAGGCCTACTTCCAGCGCTATGGCATTGCCAGCCTGCTGGTCGGCCGTTTCATCGGCCCGCTACGGCCGATGCTGCCGATGGTCGCCGGTATGTTCGACATGCCACTGCCGCGTTTTGTCGCGGTCAGCCTGGTGGCGGGCGCGGGGTGGTCGGTCGCCTACCTGCTGCCAGGCTGGGCCACCGGAGCGGCGATGCGCCTGCCGCTGCCGGAGGGCTTCTGGCTGGATGCCGGTATCATCGCCGGCACCCTGGCGGTGCTGATCGGCCTGAGCCTGAACAGCAGCCTGCGCGATCAGCGTCATGGTACCCGCCTGATCGCAGGCCTCAGTTTCATCGCCTTGTCGGCGGTGTTTCTGGGCTGGCCTTACCTGCAGGCATTCGACCAGGGCGTGATGACGCTGGTGCAGGAGCATCGCAGCAAGGCGATCGACGGCAGCGTGGTCCTGGTGACCCGGCTGGGCGACTTCAAGACCCAGTTTTTCCTGGGCGGCCTGCTGACCGGCTTGCTGCTCCTGGCGCGACAGTGGCGGCATGCCGTGTTCGCGGGCGGCACGCTGATCGGCACGGCATTGGCCAATGGCACGCTGAAATGGCTCTTCGCCCGTGCCCGCCCAGAGGTATTGGTCGATCCGCTAACCAGCTACAGCATGCCCAGCGGGCACAGTTCGGCATCTTTTGCGTTCTTCCTGACCCTGGCGGTACTGGCGGGGCGCGGAATGCCGCCGCGCATGCGCCTGACCTGGGTGATGCTGGGCTGCATTCCGGCGCTGGCGATCGCCTTGTCGCGGGTGTATCTGGGGGCGCATTGGCCGACCGACATCATGGCCGGGGCCTTGCTGGCCTGTTGCGTGTGTGCACTTAGCCTGACGCTGGTGCAGCATCGACAGCCCCTGACTGCCATGCCGCAGCGGGTGTGGTGGCTGGTGCTGCCGGCGTGCACCGCGCTGCTGGCGTTCTTTGCCCTGCATGCGCTGCCTCACGCCCTGCTTCGTTACCAGTATTGA
- a CDS encoding LON peptidase substrate-binding domain-containing protein produces MTLPLFPLNTVLFPGCLLDLQIFEARYLDMIGRCMKQGTGFGVVCIVEGEQVGKAPPVVASIGCEAVIRDFVQQDNGLLGIRVEGVRRFELSQTDVQKDQLLVGEVHWLAEQPDSPLTEQDDDLLALLVALGEHPMVEALGMPRSVDGRQALANQLAYLLPFMEEDKLDLLALDSPAQRLEEIQKLLERIQGELFA; encoded by the coding sequence ATGACGCTACCGCTGTTTCCCCTCAATACCGTGTTGTTTCCCGGTTGCCTGCTGGATCTGCAGATCTTCGAGGCACGCTACCTGGACATGATTGGCCGCTGCATGAAGCAAGGTACCGGCTTTGGCGTGGTGTGCATCGTCGAAGGCGAGCAGGTCGGCAAGGCGCCACCGGTGGTGGCTTCGATCGGCTGCGAGGCGGTGATCCGTGACTTCGTCCAGCAGGACAACGGCTTGCTGGGCATTCGTGTGGAGGGTGTGCGTCGCTTCGAGCTGAGCCAGACCGACGTGCAGAAAGACCAGTTGCTGGTGGGCGAGGTGCATTGGCTGGCGGAACAGCCGGACAGCCCATTGACCGAACAGGATGATGATTTGCTGGCGCTGTTGGTTGCTCTGGGCGAGCACCCGATGGTCGAAGCGCTGGGCATGCCGCGCAGTGTCGACGGGCGCCAGGCGTTGGCCAACCAGCTGGCGTATCTGTTGCCGTTCATGGAAGAGGACAAGCTGGACCTGCTGGCGCTCGACTCACCGGCGCAGCGGCTGGAAGAGATCCAGAAGCTGCTGGAGCGGATTCAGGGTGAGCTGTTTGCCTGA
- a CDS encoding LrgB family protein: MILDWQGALEAVIHHPLFGIGITLGAYQIVLAAYEKTRWIFLQPVLVSMLLVIGVLLTCGISYTEYRKSTEIMNILLGPATVALAVPLYLNLRRIRQLFWPTFTTLVVGGLFATVCCLLLGWWFGAEHMILMTMAPKSVTSPIAMLVAEQIGGVAALAAVFVLITGVIGAIFGPALLTRLGVHSPEARGMSLGVTAHAVGTSVALQESDECGAFAALAMSLMGVATAVFLPLAVSLVA, translated from the coding sequence ATGATCCTCGACTGGCAAGGCGCGCTCGAGGCCGTCATCCATCATCCCTTGTTCGGCATCGGCATCACCTTGGGCGCATACCAGATCGTGCTGGCCGCCTATGAAAAGACTCGCTGGATCTTCCTGCAACCGGTACTGGTGTCGATGCTGCTGGTGATCGGTGTGCTGCTGACCTGCGGCATCAGCTACACCGAATACCGCAAGAGCACCGAGATCATGAACATCCTTCTCGGCCCCGCTACCGTAGCCCTGGCGGTACCGCTATACCTCAACCTGCGGCGCATCCGGCAGCTGTTCTGGCCGACATTTACTACGCTGGTAGTCGGAGGCCTGTTCGCCACGGTCTGCTGCCTGCTGCTGGGCTGGTGGTTCGGTGCCGAGCACATGATCCTGATGACCATGGCGCCGAAGTCGGTTACCTCGCCGATCGCCATGCTGGTGGCCGAGCAGATTGGTGGTGTGGCGGCGTTGGCGGCCGTGTTCGTATTGATTACCGGTGTGATCGGGGCAATCTTCGGCCCGGCACTGCTGACCCGGTTGGGTGTGCACAGCCCGGAGGCGCGTGGGATGTCGCTGGGGGTCACGGCACACGCCGTGGGCACTTCGGTGGCCTTGCAGGAAAGTGACGAGTGCGGTGCCTTTGCCGCACTGGCAATGAGCCTGATGGGGGTGGCCACGGCGGTGTTCCTGCCGTTGGCGGTCAGCCTGGTGGCTTGA
- a CDS encoding CidA/LrgA family protein → MLLRGLTWLVLFQLLGTALNHLCVPILPGPIIGLLLLLCFLMARGEVGKPLSEAAGSLLRYLPLLLVPPAVGVMVYAKDIAADFWAIAGALLISCLVTLVFVGLLMQKLINRQHGKREEQP, encoded by the coding sequence ATGCTGTTGCGTGGTTTGACCTGGCTGGTGCTGTTTCAACTGCTGGGTACGGCGCTCAATCACCTGTGCGTGCCGATTCTGCCGGGGCCGATCATCGGCCTGTTGCTGCTGCTGTGCTTCCTGATGGCCCGTGGCGAGGTCGGCAAGCCGCTGAGCGAAGCCGCCGGTAGCCTGCTGCGTTACCTGCCACTGCTGCTGGTGCCGCCGGCGGTGGGGGTGATGGTCTACGCCAAGGACATTGCCGCGGACTTCTGGGCGATTGCCGGTGCCTTGCTGATTTCCTGCCTGGTGACCCTGGTGTTCGTCGGTTTGCTGATGCAGAAACTGATCAACCGCCAGCACGGCAAGCGTGAGGAGCAGCCATGA
- a CDS encoding MaoC family dehydratase, giving the protein MPYVPVNELTQYVGKELGRSDWLKIDQQRINLFAEATGDFQFIHVDPEKAAKTPFGTTIAHGFLTLSLIPKLMEDILVMPEGLKMVVNYGLDSVRFIQPVKVDSKVRLKVDLGEVIEKKPGQWLLKATVTLEIEGEEKPAYIAEPLSLCFV; this is encoded by the coding sequence ATGCCCTATGTACCGGTAAACGAGCTTACGCAGTACGTTGGAAAGGAGCTGGGACGTTCCGACTGGCTGAAGATCGACCAGCAGCGCATCAACCTGTTCGCCGAAGCCACCGGCGATTTCCAGTTCATCCATGTCGACCCGGAAAAGGCGGCGAAAACCCCGTTCGGCACCACCATCGCCCACGGTTTCCTGACCTTGTCGCTGATTCCCAAGCTGATGGAAGACATACTGGTAATGCCCGAAGGGCTGAAGATGGTGGTCAACTACGGGCTCGACAGCGTGCGATTCATTCAGCCGGTGAAGGTCGACAGCAAGGTGCGCTTGAAGGTGGACCTGGGCGAAGTGATCGAGAAGAAGCCAGGTCAGTGGCTGCTCAAAGCCACCGTTACCCTGGAGATCGAAGGAGAAGAGAAGCCAGCCTATATCGCCGAACCGCTTTCGCTCTGCTTCGTCTGA
- a CDS encoding C13 family peptidase, whose protein sequence is MRPLFPLALILMLAACGDGESLSPPDARLPDGGRYRGQVVDGLLQGEGRIDYPNGSWYAGNFKDGQWHGLGEWHGSNGEVYRGQFDKGLFHGLGDLTTPGSHYAGTFSHGRRDGEGSLKQADQTYRGQFKDDQYEGAGELELADGSRYQGLFAKGKPNGAGVRSDASGNQFSGRFVDGQLQGSGTYDSVDGEQYIGEFKDNRLEGRGRYENADGDVWIGDFKDGSLIGEGELLGSDGSHYKGTFLDWRLSGQGSLQLPDGSQYVGGFDNDAYQGHGKLTLASGQVESGFWVNGVRVRDQKGKLLPDPLDLALLNQGRLLDEALARVPRSAPPIQLYSLVLAGDGQQSVFLREADYVSNMLKVRFGARGQVTLVNHRDQMTTRPMATRENLTRAARTLAERSGPEDLIFIYLTSHGSQDHQLVLDQPRLQLADLSADELASALAPLKDRDKIIVISACYSGGYIAPLKDDRTVIMTAARADRVSFGCSEEADFTYFGDALFAEALNQTDDLKQAFELARSSVAERERREGFEASEPQIWAPPAVLAHWQQLRKHQAEEALRNAAEAKAEEQAKTPASR, encoded by the coding sequence ATGCGTCCACTGTTCCCCCTCGCACTGATCCTGATGCTCGCTGCCTGTGGCGATGGTGAGTCGTTGTCACCACCCGATGCACGCCTGCCCGATGGTGGTCGCTACCGGGGCCAGGTAGTCGATGGCCTGCTGCAGGGCGAGGGACGTATCGATTACCCCAACGGCAGCTGGTACGCCGGCAACTTCAAGGACGGCCAGTGGCATGGCCTGGGTGAGTGGCACGGCAGCAATGGCGAGGTCTACCGCGGCCAGTTCGACAAGGGGCTGTTCCACGGCCTGGGCGACCTGACCACCCCAGGCAGCCACTATGCCGGCACATTCAGCCACGGCCGGCGTGACGGCGAAGGCAGCCTCAAACAGGCCGACCAGACCTACCGCGGCCAGTTCAAGGACGACCAGTACGAAGGCGCGGGCGAACTCGAACTGGCCGATGGCAGCCGCTACCAAGGCTTGTTCGCCAAGGGCAAGCCCAATGGTGCTGGCGTGCGCAGCGATGCCAGCGGCAACCAGTTCAGCGGCCGCTTCGTCGATGGCCAGCTGCAAGGCAGCGGCACCTACGACAGCGTCGATGGCGAGCAATACATCGGTGAATTCAAGGACAACCGCCTGGAGGGCCGCGGCCGCTACGAAAACGCCGACGGCGACGTCTGGATCGGCGACTTCAAGGACGGCTCGCTGATCGGCGAAGGCGAACTGCTCGGCAGCGACGGCAGCCACTACAAAGGCACCTTCCTGGACTGGCGCCTGTCTGGCCAGGGCAGCCTGCAACTGCCCGATGGCAGCCAATACGTAGGGGGCTTCGACAACGATGCCTACCAGGGCCACGGCAAGCTGACCCTGGCCAGCGGCCAGGTCGAGAGCGGCTTCTGGGTCAACGGCGTACGCGTACGTGACCAGAAAGGCAAGCTGCTGCCCGACCCGCTGGACCTGGCCCTGCTCAACCAGGGCCGCCTGCTCGACGAAGCCCTGGCCCGAGTACCGCGCTCGGCGCCACCTATCCAGCTGTACAGCCTGGTCCTGGCCGGCGATGGCCAGCAAAGCGTGTTCCTGCGCGAAGCCGACTATGTCAGCAACATGCTCAAGGTGCGCTTCGGCGCCCGCGGGCAAGTCACCCTGGTCAACCACCGTGACCAGATGACCACCCGCCCCATGGCCACCCGCGAGAACCTCACCCGCGCCGCTCGCACCCTGGCCGAACGCAGCGGCCCGGAGGACCTGATCTTCATCTACCTGACCAGCCACGGCAGCCAGGACCACCAATTGGTGCTCGACCAGCCCCGCCTGCAACTGGCCGACCTGTCCGCCGACGAACTGGCCAGCGCCCTGGCCCCACTCAAGGACCGCGACAAGATCATTGTCATCTCCGCCTGCTATTCAGGTGGCTACATCGCCCCGCTCAAGGACGATCGCACGGTGATCATGACCGCAGCACGTGCCGACCGGGTATCGTTCGGTTGCTCGGAAGAAGCCGACTTCACCTATTTCGGCGATGCCTTGTTCGCTGAAGCCCTGAACCAGACGGACGACCTGAAACAAGCGTTTGAACTGGCACGTAGCAGTGTTGCCGAAAGAGAACGAAGGGAAGGTTTCGAGGCCTCCGAACCACAAATCTGGGCGCCGCCCGCAGTACTGGCACACTGGCAGCAACTGCGTAAGCACCAGGCCGAAGAAGCCTTGCGTAATGCCGCAGAGGCCAAGGCGGAGGAACAGGCAAAAACGCCTGCCAGCCGCTAA
- a CDS encoding oxidoreductase, with the protein MYLTPQHVLLAGATGLTGEHLLDRLLNEPTISRVLAPTRRPLAGHPHLENPVGDPAVFLPQLAGRVDIAYCCLGTTLKQAGSEQAFRAVDLDMVVAFSKRAREMGARHLLVVSAMGADPKSAILYNRVKGEMEQALKAQDWPQLTIARPSLLLGERVQPRLGEKLASPFAKLMPGKYRAIEVCTLARALWRLALEEQDGIRIVESDELRKLGKN; encoded by the coding sequence ATGTATTTGACGCCTCAGCATGTCCTGCTTGCCGGAGCCACCGGACTGACCGGTGAGCATCTGCTCGACCGCCTGCTCAACGAACCCACCATCAGTCGTGTGCTGGCACCGACTCGCCGGCCGCTGGCCGGGCACCCTCATCTGGAAAACCCGGTGGGCGACCCGGCGGTGTTTCTCCCGCAACTCGCGGGTCGCGTCGATATCGCCTATTGCTGCCTGGGCACCACCCTCAAGCAGGCGGGCTCGGAGCAAGCGTTTCGTGCCGTCGACCTGGACATGGTCGTAGCCTTCAGCAAGCGCGCACGGGAAATGGGGGCGCGGCATCTGCTGGTGGTCAGCGCCATGGGTGCCGATCCCAAGTCAGCGATTCTGTACAACCGGGTCAAGGGCGAGATGGAACAAGCGCTGAAGGCTCAGGACTGGCCACAACTGACCATCGCGCGGCCGTCGCTGCTGCTCGGTGAACGGGTCCAACCACGGCTGGGTGAGAAGCTGGCATCGCCATTTGCGAAGTTGATGCCCGGTAAATACCGGGCGATCGAGGTCTGCACCCTGGCGCGGGCGCTGTGGCGCCTGGCACTGGAAGAACAGGACGGAATCCGGATTGTCGAGTCCGACGAGTTACGCAAACTGGGCAAGAATTAA
- a CDS encoding YceK/YidQ family lipoprotein produces the protein MKRFLAGLLAASLLGGCATVRTLDANKPGAPVVYAGTRLDMYVINGGCCPKDRFGAEAPAYPHLDLPGSMLLDTLFLPLSLLTAAGIGFQATGGL, from the coding sequence TTGAAGCGGTTCCTGGCTGGGTTGCTGGCTGCAAGCCTGCTCGGCGGCTGCGCCACGGTGCGCACGCTGGATGCCAACAAGCCAGGGGCGCCGGTGGTGTATGCCGGGACCCGGCTGGACATGTATGTGATCAATGGCGGGTGCTGCCCCAAGGATCGCTTCGGGGCTGAGGCGCCGGCGTACCCACACCTGGACCTGCCGGGCAGCATGCTGCTGGATACGTTGTTCCTGCCGCTGTCATTGCTGACGGCGGCAGGCATAGGTTTTCAGGCTACGGGCGGCCTGTAG
- the ubiX gene encoding flavin prenyltransferase UbiX, which yields MSGPERITLAMTGASGAQYGLRLLDCLVREDREVHFLISKAAQLVMATETDVLLPAKPQAMQAFLTEYTGAADGQIRVYGKEDWMSPVASGSGAPAAMVVVPCSTGTLSAIATGACNNLIERAADVTLKERRQLILVPREAPFSTIHLENMLKLSQMGAVILPAAPGFYHQPQTIDDLIDFVVARILNLLNIPQDMLPRWGEHHFGADD from the coding sequence GTGAGCGGGCCGGAGCGTATCACCCTGGCCATGACCGGCGCCTCCGGGGCGCAGTATGGCTTGCGCCTGCTCGATTGCCTGGTGCGCGAAGACCGTGAGGTGCATTTCCTTATCTCCAAGGCTGCGCAACTGGTGATGGCTACCGAAACCGATGTGCTCCTGCCGGCCAAGCCGCAGGCCATGCAGGCGTTTCTCACCGAATATACCGGTGCTGCCGATGGGCAGATCCGCGTATACGGCAAGGAAGACTGGATGTCGCCGGTGGCTTCGGGTTCCGGTGCGCCAGCGGCGATGGTGGTGGTGCCGTGTTCTACCGGTACCTTGTCGGCGATCGCCACCGGTGCCTGCAACAACCTGATCGAGCGTGCCGCCGACGTCACCCTCAAGGAGCGTCGGCAGCTGATCCTGGTGCCGCGCGAGGCGCCATTCTCGACCATCCACCTGGAGAACATGCTCAAGTTGTCGCAGATGGGCGCGGTGATCCTGCCAGCGGCGCCGGGGTTCTATCACCAGCCGCAGACTATCGATGACCTGATCGACTTCGTCGTCGCGCGCATACTCAACCTGCTGAACATTCCGCAGGACATGCTGCCGCGCTGGGGCGAACACCATTTCGGGGCTGATGATTGA